A single Ignavibacteriales bacterium DNA region contains:
- a CDS encoding insulinase family protein, with translation MTQVQTTKLPGNITVITENIPYVRSFSLGFWFATGTRDETPEMNGISHFIEHMLFKGTDHYTSKKISDIVESSGGYLNAFTTKENISVYGRGLTENLSRTFQVMADMVQFPRFKESDIRKEAGVVLDEIRDLEDNPEELIFDKFEELIYGRHSLAHPILGSEATVSAFNAETVRAYYQKNFLESELLISVSGNVHHQQICELALKYLNRSGSQARKKLELFSPIPAKVENIEKNTNQIYCILGAPSYGFDSEKRIVLNLLSYLLGDGTSSRLFQAVREKMGIAYQISTFMNTYYDTSCFGVFFSTGAKNLERAKEKIYKEFEKIVNEPLPAKELKRIKEYMKGTILLGLENITNRQIGQATSMLYFNRVIPIDETLERIASITEAELLEVAREILNPEKLFSLTITPAKVKILAA, from the coding sequence TTGACACAGGTTCAAACCACTAAACTTCCGGGGAATATTACGGTGATAACCGAAAATATCCCTTATGTCCGCTCTTTTTCGCTCGGTTTCTGGTTTGCAACCGGTACCCGGGACGAGACCCCCGAAATGAACGGCATTTCGCACTTTATTGAGCACATGCTGTTTAAGGGTACTGATCATTATACCTCAAAAAAAATCTCGGACATTGTGGAGTCATCCGGCGGTTACCTGAACGCTTTCACAACCAAGGAAAATATCTCCGTTTATGGCAGGGGACTAACTGAAAACCTTAGCCGCACTTTTCAGGTGATGGCTGATATGGTACAGTTCCCCCGGTTTAAGGAATCTGACATCCGAAAGGAAGCCGGAGTGGTACTGGATGAAATCCGGGATCTGGAGGATAATCCTGAAGAACTGATCTTTGACAAATTTGAAGAGCTGATTTACGGCAGGCACTCTCTTGCACACCCTATTCTGGGGAGCGAAGCCACGGTGAGCGCTTTTAACGCAGAAACAGTCCGGGCTTATTATCAGAAGAATTTTCTGGAGTCAGAACTGCTCATTTCGGTCTCAGGCAATGTGCATCATCAGCAGATTTGCGAACTGGCATTAAAATACCTTAACCGCAGCGGTTCACAGGCCAGAAAAAAATTGGAGCTTTTCAGCCCTATACCGGCAAAGGTCGAAAATATTGAAAAAAATACGAACCAGATATACTGCATACTCGGGGCTCCATCCTACGGGTTTGACAGTGAAAAAAGGATAGTGCTTAATCTGCTTTCCTATCTGCTTGGTGACGGCACCAGTTCGCGGCTTTTTCAGGCAGTGCGCGAAAAGATGGGCATCGCCTATCAGATCAGCACATTTATGAATACCTATTATGATACATCCTGCTTCGGGGTATTCTTTTCGACCGGAGCTAAGAATCTTGAAAGAGCAAAAGAAAAAATTTATAAAGAATTCGAAAAAATTGTAAATGAACCGCTTCCCGCAAAAGAGCTGAAGCGGATTAAAGAGTATATGAAGGGAACCATTCTGCTCGGTCTGGAAAATATCACCAACCGTCAGATTGGTCAGGCCACTTCCATGCTTTATTTTAACAGGGTAATTCCCATTGATGAAACCCTGGAGCGGATCGCTTCAATTACTGAAGCGGAACTGCTCGAAGTTGCACGGGAGATACTCAACCCGGAAAAATTATTCAGTTTAACTATTACACCTGCCAAAGTTAAAATACTGGCAGCTTAG
- a CDS encoding PQQ-dependent sugar dehydrogenase, translating into MKKTLLVFSFMLFTSLLLPQYALEQAFPNITITSPVDLQSIPDDESDRIFVVAQSGIIYVFPNEKTAPSAKQFLNITDRVTSGGEMGLLGLAFHPDYMQNGYFYVNYTTNTPQRRTVVSRFKVSASNPDSADKSSELQLLTFNQPYSNHNGGQLAFGPDGYLYIATGDGGSGGDPQGYAQNLSTMLGKILRIDVDNTNGSLNYAIPPTNPFANDNTGKTKEIYAYGMRNPWRMAFDPVTGWLWCADVGQSAREEIDIIVNGGNYGWKTMEGTLCYSPSTGCDTSGKILPIWEYPRTQGYSVTGGYVYRGPNQPGLYGKYIYGDYGTKHIWAITYDGSGPAVNQNVILSSGRSLSSFGVDRYGELYICDLSGGKIWKFTPTAPVIAPTRLVVTGSSFGQIGLSWRDNAGNETGYVIERKTAGSEFVPVDTTDANVTVYTDGTIADTSRYYYRVRGINASGTSGYSNTVSSSAPVPVELVSFTAAAHGSAITLTWSTASETNNRGFEIQRRQSGYHNTGWLAVGFQSGAGSTAEAQSYSFNDDLGNFAGAVYYRLKQIDYDGTSSLSGEVSVLLESDDKQYIMVQNYPNPFNPSTTVRFAIPVMAEVTVMITDLLGREASVVRMGELPPGGHEMQWDASAFAAGIYYLRVKAVSSEGVMLSETKKIVYLK; encoded by the coding sequence ATGAAGAAGACGCTTCTGGTTTTCAGCTTTATGCTGTTTACCTCATTGCTCCTGCCTCAATACGCACTTGAGCAGGCATTCCCTAATATCACGATTACCTCACCGGTTGACCTGCAAAGCATACCGGATGATGAGAGTGACCGGATTTTCGTTGTTGCGCAATCAGGGATCATCTATGTATTCCCGAACGAAAAAACTGCGCCATCTGCAAAACAATTTCTTAATATCACTGACCGGGTAACCTCCGGAGGTGAGATGGGGCTGCTCGGGCTTGCGTTTCATCCAGACTATATGCAGAACGGTTATTTCTATGTGAACTATACCACCAACACTCCGCAGAGAAGGACGGTGGTCTCACGGTTTAAGGTCAGCGCATCCAATCCTGATTCAGCCGATAAAAGCAGCGAACTTCAGCTGCTTACCTTCAATCAGCCCTATTCAAATCACAACGGCGGGCAGCTTGCTTTTGGTCCTGACGGTTATTTATATATAGCAACCGGTGACGGCGGTTCTGGAGGCGACCCTCAGGGGTACGCGCAAAACCTCTCAACCATGCTTGGCAAAATTTTAAGAATTGATGTTGACAATACGAACGGATCACTCAATTATGCTATTCCTCCGACCAATCCTTTTGCAAATGACAACACCGGCAAGACCAAAGAGATATATGCGTATGGAATGCGCAACCCATGGCGTATGGCATTTGATCCGGTAACCGGATGGCTCTGGTGCGCTGATGTGGGGCAGTCAGCGCGGGAGGAGATTGACATTATCGTAAATGGCGGTAACTACGGCTGGAAAACTATGGAGGGCACTCTCTGCTACTCACCCTCAACCGGATGTGATACTTCAGGAAAAATACTACCGATATGGGAGTACCCGCGCACTCAGGGATATTCTGTAACCGGCGGATATGTTTATCGCGGACCGAACCAGCCCGGTCTTTACGGCAAATATATATACGGTGACTATGGCACAAAACATATCTGGGCAATTACCTATGATGGCTCCGGACCTGCGGTTAACCAGAATGTCATTCTCAGCTCAGGAAGAAGTCTCTCTTCATTTGGCGTTGACCGTTACGGAGAGCTGTATATATGTGATCTGAGCGGCGGTAAAATCTGGAAATTTACTCCAACTGCCCCCGTAATTGCGCCAACCCGCCTTGTGGTAACCGGAAGCAGCTTTGGTCAGATAGGACTCTCCTGGAGGGATAACGCAGGCAACGAGACAGGATATGTTATCGAAAGAAAAACCGCGGGAAGTGAATTTGTGCCGGTTGATACAACCGATGCCAATGTAACCGTATATACGGACGGCACTATTGCCGATACATCGCGCTATTACTACCGTGTGCGGGGCATTAACGCGTCAGGAACATCCGGCTACAGCAACACGGTGAGCAGTTCTGCCCCCGTTCCGGTTGAACTGGTCTCATTTACCGCAGCGGCTCATGGTTCAGCAATTACGCTTACATGGAGCACTGCTTCGGAAACAAATAACCGGGGGTTTGAAATCCAGAGAAGGCAGAGCGGTTACCACAATACCGGCTGGCTGGCTGTTGGGTTCCAAAGCGGTGCGGGGAGCACGGCTGAGGCGCAAAGCTACAGCTTTAATGATGATCTTGGAAATTTTGCCGGTGCGGTTTATTACCGCCTGAAGCAAATTGACTATGACGGAACATCCTCCCTGAGCGGTGAAGTATCTGTACTGCTTGAATCTGATGATAAACAATATATAATGGTACAGAATTATCCGAACCCGTTTAACCCATCCACCACGGTACGATTTGCAATTCCAGTCATGGCTGAGGTAACAGTTATGATAACTGACCTTCTTGGGCGGGAAGCTTCTGTCGTAAGAATGGGCGAACTGCCGCCGGGTGGACATGAGATGCAGTGGGATGCCTCCGCTTTTGCCGCGGGTATATATTATCTTCGTGTTAAAGCAGTGTCTTCTGAAGGTGTGATGCTGAGTGAAACGAAGAAAATTGTTTATCTTAAATAA